GGTTCTGCCCTGCCGGTTTCCAGCTATAGGCCATGTCGGTCAGATTGACGAAAAAGTCGTTCGTCAGCTTGCCCGGACGGTCGGTAAAGACGCCATGCTTGGTCCCGCCATAGTTGGTATCAAGGGCGCGCATACCGCCAACCAGAACCGTCATTTCCGGTGCTGTCAGCCCCAGAAGCTGGGCACGGTCCAGCAGCATTTCCTCAGCCGAAACCACATAGTCTTTCTTCAACCAGTTACGGAAACCATCTGCCAGCGGTTCCAGAACGTCAAAGCTGTCCGCATCGGTCATGTCATCGGTGGCATCGCCACGGCCGGCTGCAAACGGAACAGTGATGTTTACACCCGCATCATGGGCGGCCTTTTCAACCGCTGCCGTCCCGCCAAGAACGATCAGATCCGCAATCGAGACCTTTTTGTCCAGGCCAGCCTGAATACCCTCAAGGGTTTTCAAAACCTTTGCCAGACGGTCCGGTTCGTTGCCTTCCCAATCCTTTTGCGGGGCGAGGCGAATGCGGGCCCCATTGGCACCACCGCGCATGTCCGAACCGCGATAGGTACGGGCACTATCCCAGGCGGTGTTGATCAGTTCAGCACTGCTCAGCCCGGAATTCAGCAGCTTTGCCTTCAGATCAGCTATTTCGCTATCCGACAGGGTGTAATCCACAGTCGGGATCGGGTCCTGCCAGATCAAATCTTCACTCGGCACATCCGGGCCAAAATAGCGGGCCTTCGGTCCCATGTCACGGTGGGTCAGCTTGAACCACGCACGAGCAAAGGTTTCCGAGAAATATTCAGGATCCTGAATGAATTTCTGGCAAATGGCGTTATAGGTCGGGTCAACCTTCATCGCCATGTCAGCATCGGTCATGATCGGCATGCAACGGATCGACGGGTCCTCGACATCGACCGGCATGTCTTCTTCTTTAATGTCGATCGGCATCCACTGCCAGGCACCGGCCGGGCTTTTCTTGAGTTCCCACTCATAACCAAACAGCAGGTCAAACCAGCCCATATCCCACTCGGTCGGGTTTTTGCTCCAGGCACCTTCGATACCGGAAACAACCGTGTCACGGCCAATACCACGACCCTTGGTGTTCATCCAGCCCATGCCCTGTGCGGTGACGTCGGCTGCTTCGGGTTCGGCACTCAGGTTGGAGGCATCGCCATTCCCGTGACATTTGCCAATGGTGTGGCCACCGGCGGTCAAGGCGGCGGTTTCTTCGTCATCCATTGCCATACGGGCAAAGGTTTCACGCACCTGGGCGGCGGTTTTCATCGGGTCCGGCTGGCCGTTAACACCTTCCGGATTCACATAGATCAGGCCCATCTGCACGGCGGCAAGCGGGTTTTCCATCGTTTCCGGCTTGGAAACATCGTCATAGCGGCCATCGCTCGGGGCGAGCCATTCCTTTTCAGCTCCCCAGTAAATGTCTTTTTCCGGGTGCCAGATGTCTTTGCGGCCAAAGGCAAAACCAAAGGTTTTCAGACCGGCTACTTCATAGGCAATGGTGCCCGACAGAATGATCAAATCCGCCCAGGAGATTTTGTTGCCATATTTCTTTTTGATCGGCCAGAGCAGACGGCGGCCTTTATCCGTATTTACGTTATCGGGCCAGGAATTGAGCGGGGCAAAACGCTGGTTGCCGGTACCGCCACCACCACGGCCATCGGCCAGACGATAGGATCCTGCGGCATGCCAGGCGACACGGGCGAACATGCCAACATAGCTGCCCCAGTCTGCCGGCCACCAATCCTGGCTTTCGGTCATCAGCTGGCGAAGGTCATTTTTCAGAGCTTCGACATCCAGCTTTTTCAGTTCTTCATGATAATCAAAATCCTGGCCCAGCGGGTTGGTTTTGGCGTCATGCTGATGCAGAATGTCGAAATTCAGGGCATTGGGCCACCAATCCATAACTGTGGTGCCCAGGGCGGTTTGACCGCCATGCATGACCGGGCATTTGCCTGTTGTTGCTTTTCCGTCCATTTCTCTCTCCGTATGCTGGCTGAGATGTGTGCCGCTTGTTGTCTTGATCAGGACTTTTGTAAACGCATGGCCTGATTATCAGAATATGTGCGAAATACGTTTATGTCCAAGTCAATGTTCAACTTAGGTGTATGGCTTGTTCTTTGTCGCGGTGTGCTGTGTCGGTGTGTTTTTGCTGTAGAAAAAAATTAGCGTGGAATTGCCCGATAGGTGAAATAGTTATTTTTTTATTTTTTGATAGTTTTTTTCGATTAATTGGCAGCGCTATTGCGAAGGCCCTTCTCTGGAAGGCGAGTTAGTGCTTGAGTATGCAAACCCTCGTGCCAACAATTATCCCTCATATTGGCGGAAAGTCTGGCAATAATGTGGTGTTTGTCAAAGGTGGCATTCGGAACACATAGAACAGTGCTCGGTCAGGCAGGGGGATATCGTTTTCGCTAGGAAATTTCGCCGACAGGCCGAATGTAATCATAAATTGGGAAAACAGGATCGCATTCGGCATATTATTGGGAAAAGAGAGCGCAAAATCCTTTGATGACAATCGGGCCACAGAACTTGTTTCCTGACGGTGCAATCTGGAAGGCTTGTGGGGCAGACTGGCTGCGACTCATTTTCAGGGTAAGGTATTTTAATGAAAACACTTCTGCTAAAAAAAAGTGAAGTAGATCAGTTGATCAAAATGCCCGACGTGATAGACGCAGTCGAAGATGCCTATAAGGCGTTTAGCAGCAAGCAGGTTGTACAACCGGGCTATATTGGGATCAAATTACCCGATCATCGTGGCGAGATTGATTTCAAGCTCGGTTATTCCAGAACTAGTGAAATCATTTCGATGAAGGCGCATTCAGGCGGGTTCACGGATAATCCCGAACAACATGGTGTCCCCAACAGCATGGGAACCGTTCTTTTGTTTGATGCGAAAAGTGGCACCCTGATTTGTGTTATGGATGGCAGCCTGATCACGGGGCTTCGTACCGGTGCAGCTGGTGCCGTTTCGGCGAAGGCACTGGCCCGCAAAAATTCCCGAACAATAAGCTGTGTTGGAACAGGCAACCAGGCACGGATGCAGATACGTGCGCTAACTGAAGTCATGAAGATTGACGCAATTCACGCATGGAGCCGGACGTCGGATAAGCGGTTACTTTTTAAGACGGAAATCGAGCAGGAATTTGGGATCCCCGTTATCATCGCCACTTCCAAAAAGGAAGCAGTTGAACAGGCTGATATCCTCGTCACAACAACCCGGGGTGAAGGGGACGTCGTTGAAGCATCGTGGGTAAAACCCGGGACACATATTGTCGCCATTGGTGCAGATGCGCCTGGCAAACAGGAATTTGACCCCGAAATTTTTGGCATTGCCAAAGTTGTTGTCGATTCCGTTTCGCAGTGCTGCGAAAAAGGCGAAACCAGCCACGCAGTTAAAAACAATATCATCACCCGCGATGGCATCCATGCCGAGATTGGCGAAATACTGCTGGGGCACAAATCCGGGCGGGAGAGTGAAGACGAAATCACTCTATTTGATTCCACCGGCATGGCCATACAGGACAATACAACGGCAAACAGAATTTATCAGAACGCGATAAACAGAAATATCGGCTCCTTTTTTACCTTTTTTGAGTAATGGTCATGCGCAATTACCCGACCCTCCAGGACATCCACGAAGCACGAGCACGACTGAAGCCTCATATCCGGCACACACCGCTTTTACATGCCGATAAAATCGAGCGTCAGGTTGGCTGCCAGCTTTATCTCAAGCCGGAAACATTGCAGATCACCGGTGCGTTTAAAATTCGCGGGGCCCTGAATACGGCGCTGTCGTTGCCGAGAGACGAAATCGCAAACGGTATTATTGCCACCTCGTCGGGCAATCACGCGCAAGGGCTGGCATATGCCGCCAGGATGCTGGGTGTAAAAGCCATTTTGGTGCTGCCGGTGACAACACCAAAGATCAAAATCGAAAATACAAAGGCCCTTGGCGCCGAGGTCATTCTTTTCGATGGCGACACGGCTGCCCGCTGGAAAAGAGTGTATGAAATCGCCGAAGAAAACAAATATGCTCCTATTCATGCCTTTGAAGACCCAAGGGTCATGGCTGGCCAGGGCACAATGGGCTGTGAAATCCTGGAGGATATGCCCGACATTGACACGGTTCTTG
The DNA window shown above is from Thalassospira sp. TSL5-1 and carries:
- the katG gene encoding catalase/peroxidase HPI, which encodes MDGKATTGKCPVMHGGQTALGTTVMDWWPNALNFDILHQHDAKTNPLGQDFDYHEELKKLDVEALKNDLRQLMTESQDWWPADWGSYVGMFARVAWHAAGSYRLADGRGGGGTGNQRFAPLNSWPDNVNTDKGRRLLWPIKKKYGNKISWADLIILSGTIAYEVAGLKTFGFAFGRKDIWHPEKDIYWGAEKEWLAPSDGRYDDVSKPETMENPLAAVQMGLIYVNPEGVNGQPDPMKTAAQVRETFARMAMDDEETAALTAGGHTIGKCHGNGDASNLSAEPEAADVTAQGMGWMNTKGRGIGRDTVVSGIEGAWSKNPTEWDMGWFDLLFGYEWELKKSPAGAWQWMPIDIKEEDMPVDVEDPSIRCMPIMTDADMAMKVDPTYNAICQKFIQDPEYFSETFARAWFKLTHRDMGPKARYFGPDVPSEDLIWQDPIPTVDYTLSDSEIADLKAKLLNSGLSSAELINTAWDSARTYRGSDMRGGANGARIRLAPQKDWEGNEPDRLAKVLKTLEGIQAGLDKKVSIADLIVLGGTAAVEKAAHDAGVNITVPFAAGRGDATDDMTDADSFDVLEPLADGFRNWLKKDYVVSAEEMLLDRAQLLGLTAPEMTVLVGGMRALDTNYGGTKHGVFTDRPGKLTNDFFVNLTDMAYSWKPAGQNLYNIVDRKTGDTKWTATRVDLVFGSNSILRSYAEVYAQDDNLEKFVKDFVAAWTKVMNADRFDLQ
- a CDS encoding ornithine cyclodeaminase family protein, with protein sequence MKTLLLKKSEVDQLIKMPDVIDAVEDAYKAFSSKQVVQPGYIGIKLPDHRGEIDFKLGYSRTSEIISMKAHSGGFTDNPEQHGVPNSMGTVLLFDAKSGTLICVMDGSLITGLRTGAAGAVSAKALARKNSRTISCVGTGNQARMQIRALTEVMKIDAIHAWSRTSDKRLLFKTEIEQEFGIPVIIATSKKEAVEQADILVTTTRGEGDVVEASWVKPGTHIVAIGADAPGKQEFDPEIFGIAKVVVDSVSQCCEKGETSHAVKNNIITRDGIHAEIGEILLGHKSGRESEDEITLFDSTGMAIQDNTTANRIYQNAINRNIGSFFTFFE
- a CDS encoding threonine/serine dehydratase encodes the protein MRNYPTLQDIHEARARLKPHIRHTPLLHADKIERQVGCQLYLKPETLQITGAFKIRGALNTALSLPRDEIANGIIATSSGNHAQGLAYAARMLGVKAILVLPVTTPKIKIENTKALGAEVILFDGDTAARWKRVYEIAEENKYAPIHAFEDPRVMAGQGTMGCEILEDMPDIDTVLVPVGGGGLISGVATALKETKPSIRVIGVEPALTPKYFQSRLNKERTSLPLKNTIADGLRISVPGQNPFPIIEKYVDEIILVEDEHIIAGMRSLAKDAKLIAEPAASIGVGALLAGNVKVRPDEKVCAILSGGNWDLADLAEIYK